TGTCCTCCACGCCCTGCTTCACGCTCGCGAGCACGACCTCGGTGGACAGGCGGCTCTGGCAGAAGACGATGGTAGCGACCTTCTCCTTGAGGAAGCGGACGGCCAGCCCCGCCGCCTCGCCGAGATACGGCGCGCGTATTCCGAGCTCGCGATTGACCACGGGCGGGTTGTAACAGAGAAAGAGCTTGTCCCCCGTGGGCGCGCCGCTCTCGCTGATCTCGCTCACGGGCTCGCCGGTCAGCCGCTCGGCGAGCTCGCGCGGGTTGGCGATGGTGGCCGAGGCCATGATGAACTGCGGGGCCGAGCCGTAGTGCCGGCAGATGCGCGTGAGCCGCCTCAGCACGTTGGCGAGGTGGCTGCCGAAAACGCCTCGATACGCGTGCAGCTCGTCGATGACGACGTAGCGGAGATTCTGGAAGAGGTTCACCCACTTGGTGTGGTGCGGCAGGATGCCCGAGTGGAGCATGTCGGGATTGGTGAGCACGAGGTTGGCCCGCGCGCGCACCGAGCGGCGGGCGTCCTGCGGGGTATCGCCGTCGTACGTGTACATCCGCATGTCGGGCAGGGACTTCGCCAGCTCCGTCAGCTCGGCGAGCTGGTCCTGGGCGAGAGCCTTGGTGGGAAAGAGATAGAGGACTCGGGACTCGGGCTGCTGGACGAGCGCCTGGAGCACGGGCAGGTTGTAGCAGAGCGTCTTGCCGGACGCGGTCGGCGTCACCACGACCAGGTGCTCACCCTTGGCCACGGTGTCGAAGGCCCGCGCCTGATGCGAGTAGAGCTGCTGGATGCCGCGGCCGCGGAGCGCTTCGACCAGGCGAGGGTCGAGAGAGGACGGAAACGGCGCGTAGACGGCAGGGCGGGCCTCGAAGTGCCGTACGGCGGTGATGAGAGGGCCGGTCCGGGACGATGTCAGCAGCTCATCGAGAACGTCCTGGAGCGGCATGGCTCATCCTATGTTTAGTGGCGGAGCCTTGTCAACTTTGGGCGGTCATGCCACCGTGTGGACATGCTCCGGCTCCTGCCCCCGCTCTGCTGGACCGGGCTCATCGCGTGGCTGGGCAGCGGCTACTGGAGCGGCGTGCACACGGCAAGCTGGCTCTCTCCCACCCTCCGCGCGATCTTTCCTCGCGCCTCCCCCGTCCAGATCGAGACCATGCACTTCGTCATTCGCAAAGCCGCGCACGTTCTCGAGTACGCGGTGCTGAGCGGGCTCTGGCGGCGTGCCCTCGGCGGCTGGCGCGTTCCCCTTGCGCTCTGCCTCCTCACCGCCACCCTCGACGAGCTCAGGCAGACGGTGACGCCGGGACGCTCCGGCGCGCTCGCCGACGTGCTGCTCGACGGGGCGGCGGCCGCCGTCGTGCTCATGGCGCAGTGGCCGCCCAGATTCGGGCGAAGGGCATCCTCGTGAGCACCACCGCCATCAGATCGGGCGTGAGCTGGCGGCACTCCAACCTGCCCCAGCCCCCGCCCTACACGCTCCGAAACGTGATCCGGGTCATCGGACCGGGTGCCATCCTGCTCGGACTCTCTCTGGGCTCGGGCGACTGGGTGCTCGGTCCCGTGGTGACCGCGCGATGGGGGACCGCGTTTCTCTGGATCTGCACGGTGTCCGTCCTGCTGCAGGCCCTCCTCAATACGGAGATGGCGCGCTACACCCTCGCCACCGGAGAATCCATCTTCGCCGGCTTCATGCGCGGGGCGCCCGGTCCCCGCTTCTGGGGCTCCGCCTACGCGCTCCTCCATTCGGCGCAAGTCGGCTGGCCGGGCTGGGCGCTGGCCGCCGCGGCCGCCCTCGTGGCGGCTTTCCTCGGGCGCCCCCTCCGCTCCGAGGACGGCGCCATCATCGTGGCCCTCGGCTATCTCATCTTCCTCGGGGCCGTCTTCGTCACGTTCCTCGGCCCGCGGATTCGACGCACGGTCGAGCTCTGTGAGTGGCTCGTCATGGGACTGGCCCTGCTCTTCCTGACCGCGCTG
This Candidatus Methylomirabilota bacterium DNA region includes the following protein-coding sequences:
- a CDS encoding VanZ family protein — its product is MLRLLPPLCWTGLIAWLGSGYWSGVHTASWLSPTLRAIFPRASPVQIETMHFVIRKAAHVLEYAVLSGLWRRALGGWRVPLALCLLTATLDELRQTVTPGRSGALADVLLDGAAAAVVLMAQWPPRFGRRASS